In Hyperolius riggenbachi isolate aHypRig1 chromosome 1, aHypRig1.pri, whole genome shotgun sequence, the genomic window tgagttagaatattgtgatcagttacaacgtactactgtgaacagccccataggattgtatgggcagtgagctgacatacaGAATTATTCTGTAACGCAACTGACCGCTGAACTAAACTCGGAATAAAGAGAACCCAAAGTGGgttcttaagggctggttcacacggatgttttgctggcattaaaagcagcgttttaaagggatactgtaggggggggggggggaggggtcgggggaaaatgagttgaacttacccggggcttctaatggtcccccgcagacatcctgtgcctgcgcagccactcaccgatgctccggccccgcctccggttcacttctggaatttctgactttaaagtctgaaaactactgcgcctgcattgccgtgtcctcactcccgctgatgtcaccaggagcgtactgtgcagtcgCAGACCATAATGGgcgtgtgcagtacgctcctggtgacatcagcggggtcgaggacacggcaacgcaggcgcagtgtttttcagactttaaagtctgaaattccagaagtgaaccggaggcggggccagagcatcggtgagtggctgcgcaggcacaggatgtctgcgggggaccattagaagccccgggtaagttcaactcattttcccccgaccccctacagtgtccctttaaaggtaacgtttttagggatctacagccctcccatgcaagtgaattggAGCGTTTAGTACaaccttttgcaggctttcatgaaagcttaGCAGTTGATCCCAGCGTctcatctcaaaagcaacatgcagcttctacaAAGCGTTTAaaagccagcaaaagccactAAAAGCCCACCCTTTCCATATACTTCCTGCAAAAGCAACACTCTCCTGAATTCCATTAAAAGCTAAGCTGTTAAATGCTGGCAttcttgaaaagaaaaaaatcacagcGTTTGAACGAAATGCTAAGCAGaggcccatgtgaaccagcccttaatctgaaaaaaaaattctggacacaaaatttgcatcaacttagaatcATTAGCAATCTCACCGACCAAACCTTACTGTTTAGAAGATAAAATACCCAGAAAAACCCACAGCCAATGAGAATACTCATCCCCCCAGCATCAGCTTACAATGGCTTTGAAATTTAGTTACTGCTCCAACCGCCACAATTTAGGAGAAAGAAAATGTGACTGGAGTTTGTACCATTTACCAGGTACGTGTGGCATGGCAGGCATTAGAGTGCTTTAGACTAGGaagtgtcaatgagatgcaaataatttcaaggtgatgcaggattatgtaaatatatgcagcttgaaaatggaccaatcgaattttacctcagcaggatttgcatttgcataatgctgcatcaacttaaagttatttgcatctcattgaccatgcctAGTTGGGACTGTAAGGTTACTTTCACAGTGATGCATTGCACTTTGTAACGCGAATTACCGCTCTGCAATGCGCCACCCATGTGAGGTTCACAGTATGGCAGGTGCGTTGCAGTTTGCTAACATTTTAAATGCTGTACATTACTGCTAAAATTGCATGTtttaacagtaaaagtgaagcatactgtTCACtgactatgcttcactgtacccaacACAACGTGAGCACAACAGGCAGTGCCGCCATCCTCATCCCAAAATTTTTTTTGAAAACCATCCAAATTACTGGTGCCAAAGATCATCAGAGCATATTGGCACTATACAATGGAGCACTACAGAAGAGTAATAAACTTGTTACAGTATTCATATTCCATTCACTCCCAAATCATAGggtggaaaaaaatacacaatgtcaactacagggaaaaaaaatatttaagaaaAAGGCTTTATTTCCAGCCTTCTggatgttaaagaaaaaaaaacaagacagaaTATGAGATAcaccataaaaaacaaaacaaaacaaaaaatatggcaGATAAATCGCGTAGTAAACTAAAGTGGTATTCAGGCCTCAGGAAGAGAACTCTGAATTAGAGGTTTCTTGGGTAATTTGTGTCCATTCTGCACAGATAAAACTGTGTCTTTGGGAAACGCTTTTGTGCTTGGCAGCGGCTGTCCTACAGGTAAATAAATAACCGTGTCTGGAGCGACCAGTAGATGACACACACGATTGGTCGGGAGTTTCACCACTCAAGTTCCACAGGATACTTCCCAGTCAGGCACGCTGTACAGTGGCCAAGAGACGATGTTGAGTTCTTTACTGTACCGTTTAATCCGTTCTGATCTTCTTTATAAGACTTCATACCTTCACGAACGGCAGAGGTCAATCCTTCCACAGATAGATATACAACACTATTCGCACCTAGGATgacaaaacacacacaagtgacaaCTTGGCGGCCATGAGCTTCTACTGGCTATATTCAGCAACCTCTTGAGCTAttgcagtataatcttgttataataagCTCAGATATATTAGaactttgggtatagtaaacaaattgtccaggtcccagccatgcaccattataagtatatggtaGTAACGCCTGATGTAGCAAACCCAGATATAACAGAACTTCAGTTATATTGAGTGAACCGGTTTTTCGGCCCCTTCACTAGtctgtatccggctatagtggaaCGTGGGCAGGCACAAGAGTCATGTCAGTCGGAGACCCATTAGCCATGGTTGCTGGGCAGGCTGGCATCCATCCTATCTGCTCACTATCTGCACGCTACTCTTGGcccactttgtttttgttttcttacatcAAAGGCACCAGCTGGTACATGGGAGCAAGACCGCAAACTGCATCTACTGGTGAGACCTAGGCTTTCTATGAAAACTGGTGCCACAACAAGCATGCTGGATAAACGATTGTATACACTCCACCAGCTGCATGTAACAGTGCTTAGGGGAAACAACTGGACAAGGCCAGGAGTCACcacagctggagcaggtgagattacAAAGCATGTGAACATTAACAATTGGGGACAACGGCAGAGGCGGTGCCACAAGACCAATTTCTGAGATAGTTCATGcagaaatcgatcgggaattggcctgcgctgtatgagcagccaacagataaggggaggggaggggggaggagagagagagagagatctttaACCAACGGAGTCAAACCTTTTTTTCTTGCACATCCAAAAATACACCCGCACAGACTGTATATTGACTAATTTTATGCAGCTCACTTTTCTCTCATGTATGTACAGTTAGGTCTGCCCAATACAAGGGGCTTCAGGGACTGCAGTGTAGGAAAAAACTATATGGCACAAGAAAAGGTTGTGTCCATAAAATGTGCTGCAGAACAAGCCAGGTTTATAGCAAGTTTAATTCCTAAAATTACATGAAAAACTAGGAAGACACTTAGCAAGACATAATGATACAACATTCTGCATATGACAGAATAATCTGCTAACGCACAAACAGACACCATCATGCTGCCAGCTGCAATAGAAGTTCAAGGTTGGCTTACCAATGTACCCTGCCAAGTCACTGAATTCTGGACGGTTTGCAATCAGCTCCTCTTTGGTTGGAATGTTAATCCCCATGTAGCAGGGATGTCGGATGGGTGGAGAAGCCACGCGGATATGAACCTGAAAAGAATCACAGTCACCATCACCAGGCACAGAGGATTTCTACAAGtggatcattttatgtatactaaaTGAATGGCAAGTCACCTGTGGAGCATAAAAGCGTTGCAACCCTAATTTATGAGACAGCAGAGGCCAGAGGTTTACACTATGGGGAAGTATCATATTGCAACTTATAATCATTGTTATACTATTTGTCTTGGTGGAAATACATCTAAAAACTTTGCAGCTTCATATCCTACGATAGGGAAACAGATGGACAATgtgattccttcccaactcccccTAAAAGAAAAGAAGGATAGAGGGAGAGTGGCAGATGCAGCAATGTTAGGGATGGTTCAGATGGGGTTTTTCCAGGGGGCACAGTGAGCTGCTTTTGAACACTTTTCGGCAACCGAGCAGTAAATCATTTGACATTGGTTCGCATCGGTTCCCACCGTTCAGTCGTCCCGGCTTGAGCCCTATAGAGCGAGACAGAACCTCGAAAATGCAACCATTGctgaatgctacatgcagcatctcAGGAATTTTGTTCAACCACGCAATCGCCGGCACACACAGAGGAATGCCGATATTCTTCTCAATCTGGGGCACATTTCATCCTggcgttaaaggggaactgaagagaggggtatatggaggctgccatgtttatttccttttaataccagttgcctggcagccctgctgatcctctgcctctaatactattaaccatagcccctgaacaagcatgcagcagatcaggtgtttcagactttaaagtcagatctgacaagactagctgcatgcttgtttctggtgttattcagatactactgcagagaaatagaccagcagggctgccaggcaactggtattgataaaaaggaaataaacatggcagtctccgtATACGTCTtagttcagttcccctttaaacagcgGGGTAAGACACCAGCAGCCGTCCCTCCGAACCACCCCTTACCTTCCCTCCAACTGTACTCTGGACACATCTCCTGCACCCtaaacatttaggcctctttctgtTGGGCACTTCAGCCTCCCATGAGAGTCTGTTAAAAGGCAGTGTTTTATTACTCCATGGCTGTCAGGGTTTGACCTATCTGATAAGGTTACCCAGAGGTAAAACGTGCGAGGTCACATCCAAGCACAGCCGCACTCAGATGATGCACAGTGGTCCCCTCTCCACTGTCCCTACAGAGTACTAGCAATCACCCAGCcgatgctcgggagctgctcacaGGCAGCAAATTAAAGTCCATCAGCTTCCCATATGATGGAGGCCTTCGTTCCATAGGGCTCAGTGAGCGCTCACCTCCTTGGCTCCAGAATCTTTCAGCAGTTTGATGATCGGGGAGATGGTGTTGCCTCTCACAATAGAGTCATCAATCAGCACTATTCTCTTCCCAGCAAAGTTATCAGACAGGACACCAAACTTTTTTGCAACACCAAGTTGGCGTAGTCTCATATTAGGCTGAATGAAAGTGCGTCCAACATAGCGATTTTTGCAGAGTACTTCAACATACTGGATGCCACACTAAAAATAAAGGAGAAGTAATTAGCAAACTATACATGCTGTTGGGAGGAgtcagtaaagaagaaaaaaaaaaaacaccaacaatTACCTTCTCAGCATAGCCTAAAGCAGCAGGGGTTGCAGATTCTGGCACAGTACTGACCAGGTCAGCATCCACTGGAGCTTCTATAGCGAGCTGCTGGCCACACCTCCGCCTGACTGAGTACACCATCTGTCCTATAGGATGACAGTTACCATTATGTTCCAGCAGACAGAGAATACAAATTTCAGTAAACCTGCTTTAAAAATACAAAcccctaaagtgaaaataaatagaTGAGAAACAAATTGTATCTAGGCTcatactccaggaaaaaaaacatgccagagttatgtttaaatctactttttagatctttaatgtttcatagtctctgctcaatgacacagtctttgaAGTAGGTCAGAGCTAAAAATCCATGAGGTtttgacctttttttattttttccctgcaCTCGGAAGCTGTTCTCTgcaaggaaagagttttatggctgtaattctttatTAGGGAATGTTATGCTACAGTGACCAGGTcttgactggagagaaactgtcacatacctgaatattaactctttcaggcagagaaaaaaaaacctgataagAGACCAGATAGATCTCCATTTTGGACTAGGCATCTGCAAATGTATGTCCACTTTACTTGTGCACTGGAccatacaagaggaagaataatgTATGTCAGTGAAGTCACGCTGTGTTCACTAAGCAGTCAGGAAGTGGGGAGTTAAAACAGAAATCAGCCACTCTGGACCATCGAACAAGGAAACATCATGGCCTACCTTCAAAAATGGAGTCTGGTCGTGCAAAATAAACATATTCAAAGATACAGAATGCAGATGGGTCCTTCTCGCTGTGTCGGGGGACAATATCCAAAGTCTGCAATCCATTACGCGAGATCTTCAATATTTCTCCAGGTAAAACTTCCCTGTAATACCTAGAGAGGAGTAGGAAAATGGGATATTCTGGCTTAGTTCACacacaaatctgtacatttccagtccaatcCTGTACTGTCAGTTCTGTATCAGTTTTACCTGTctggattggaactgtacaccttttatgtgtgaacactttAAAAAGAAACTTAGGTGAAGGGCAATGCAATGTGATACCAAAGCCGAAGCATATATTAAAacagggagcaggcatgtattaggTGCAGTCCCCAtgccccccgctccccccattctcTTCCACCCCCTCCTTAGTGCCCTAGTACCCCCCCTGGCAGCTGAAGATTAGGGTTGAtcgtaatttataaaaaaaaaatggcctggtctataagaggggggggggggggggttgttaagcctgtggtccttaatagATTAAAGATGCTATCACATAAAAACATGATAAAACAATAATGAAGCAGTGATAAGAGACACATGGTGCTGAAGACCACTCAGCAATTATTTAGCGTTTATGGACAGGCCATGAAGGAGGTTCTCAGGcaattataaaaccttaaaaagatCTACACTAAATAAAAAGTTATTTGGGTGGTGTTCACAAATATTGTTGTAATACTTACTCAGCACCAATAGACAAAAAGCTACAGGATTCAGAGGAGACCACCCAGCCTTCTGTGTCGGTGGGATTTTTCTCTGTAACAGAAAAGCCAAAAACATTCAAAGCCTGGAAAATTGTCTCACTCGTTTACCATTAAAAGCCTGACAGGTATGGGACACTATTAGGATatattccttaaccactttatccacaagtcagtagatatacgtcctctgtgacttcatctaagccacaagtcagtagatgtacgtcttgtagcagaagcagtgctgtgcaggattgggcttgctcctgtgcacatttctggcactatctgatgcagcacaaattggtgaatgggaatatatgtttcctgagcttatgagattgatttttactattaaaaataattttattttctcatttcatagtgaaaaatacactctgtagcattatttcagaatcaaatatcttcaccataaattgtgaccggaacataatctaagttttgtgataagcagtaagaatagccaaacaaaatttgtgttttttatctacagtagcacctttatttttaaactggaattggcaacactgagaaataaatgctttttctatttttttctttgttttcccattcaaattcatagaaaacaagcctattttgtcttgaaaaaaaaaccaaatctatatttcatttctgtgtcgtaagtagagataaagttatttctgattaaataaggacatagctaaactgtcaaaactgctctggtccataagtgggaaaaaaggtctggatgcgaagtggttaaatgtcaGCCAACATTGGGATTCAGGAGTGGGGAGCTTCTGTAGGGATGGATGTGGATGATGTCTGTGGCACCTGATGGGAGGTTTGTTGGTCATCAGCTAATACATATTTAGAGCAAGTCCTGCCACCAGGAGTCTACATCTGTGTAGGAAAAGATAGCAGCTTTCCGTAATGGTGTGCCCCAACAATCACTTCGATTATTCAAGGAATCATATTGTTAATGTCCACCCTAATactgccatagatcctgaacaagcatgcaggtcagatgtttgaCTTGTTTGCCGCATGCTTGTGGGCAATGGAGatgctactgatgcatgaaagatcagcaggatgccaggcaactgttcttgtttaaggggggggggggggggattatgacagcctccatatgcatctcacttcaggtgtcctttaacactaCAAGTACTAAATCATGTGGCTCCATGGCAGACAGATAGTCCTGCCAATTCCTGGCAGTACAGAGAGACTTACTGAGGTCGCAAAGCTTGCCAGGCTTACACAAGTAGAAATCAGCTGGCTCCAAGGGTGGAAAATTACATAAAGCAAACTTGGAAGGGATTCTCTCTCTTGTACTCACACCCCCCAGTCATCCGGGGTCAGTTATCAACACAGCTTTCTCTGGGAGACTGAACATTCCGAACCAAGTAAATCAGGGGCAGAACAGAACTATTTATGTGGTTTCATGGTCACCACTCCATCGGGGCCATAAAGCCTGAAGATATGAGGCTTGTTATTGGTACACTGAGGTTTGGTTTAGTGAAATGCCAACCTATTATGTGTGTCACACAGGAGATTAGATTATGCTGTGAGAAAACAAGCCAGTACCATGGAGGTCACAGTACAGTTATCACTGCATGCAGGAGACTAGTTGAAGTTTTGTTTTCTAGAACCAGTAAGAAGGCAAAAGAGCACACATATTAAAAAGCTAATGTAATAacatattgtatatttatacagcactgaccgaACACacggaatccagcgcaggagatttgggcgcagccggcgctaccataggctgtaatgggaattgcggctatagcggcacacagggagcaacttcggcgccgtcagaagaagcAGCTgaatttacttttaaaacactataattcggcctccagcaattgctggaagcggatttctttcattccccaccatccatggcggcctggagggggaatagtatttaacacggccgggagcttgtgcagcagcaggatcagccataccggctgtatcctgcgcccaagtctcccgcgccgattcctcttgtACACGCGCTGACATCTTTCACACAGTTTTACCTCAGGTATATAGTCATTTCAGTAACTGTCCTTTGTTCGATTCCACATAACCCTGTATATACACCTTGTGGTGGGAAACCATACTGCAGAATTTCTGCCAGCCATAGAGTACtccagtgaacctgaggtgagagtgatactgatctatttggctgcagtggtgtctgaataaccccagaaacaagcatgtagttaatctcatatctgacaatgtcagaaacacctgatctgctgcatgcttgttcagggtctatggctgaacgtattagaggcagaggatcagcaggacagcctggcaactggAATTGCCTAAAGTGTACCAGGGCggattaaaagaaaaaagttttatacatacttgggacctccttcagccccatccgctcggatcgctcacacaccgccgtcctctgctgtctgcagctctgatacgcaggagaagtgagccctctacgcatctctccagtggctgcaggaaagatacgcaaagagcgcacttctcttacgtcagactggccccgactgacagaagtgacgggaACTGGTatcggagctgcagacatcggaggacggcggtgtgggagcaattagagcagatggggctggaggaagccccaggtatgtatacaattttcttttaatcagctctggtttcctttaaaagcaaatatataacacagcctccctatacctctcacctcaagttcactttCAACCCAATCTgtaaatatttaaagggaacctgaatttagaagaatatggtggctgccatcttCATCCCCTTCAGAACCAtgcctgtcatgctgagctttcggctttagttatttttttgagtcacacacctgtaacaagcatgcagccagttgaGTCCGAGCTTCTGTtctgcatgctcattcagggCCAGTGACTTAACAGTAGACAGGAAGATGCCaggggacctcgcaggctacaggggtgctggaggaagccccaggtaagtccaaattgcgATTTTAGCCTGAGCTCAGATCCCTTTAAAGTGGCATTCTCACTTCTTAAAGTGGCGATCTGCAGCAAACTGGCCAACAGGATGTTTAGAGAAACCCACTGGCCACAAGGGAGATTGTTGGCATTTCTTTCAATTTTCAAATGGCAAACGAATTCAGCAATATATAAAATACTGGGGattataaatatggcagtcagTTTGGAGCATGGATTTTAGCTAAAACTGGCATCAAAAGTGAGTAAATCTCAGTGTACTTGATTACCAGTGGttgagacattaatggctgtttgTCGAGTTAATTGagaggacagcaaatttacactgttatacaaggtgcacactgactgctttacactgTATCAGTGCCATAtcttcagtgctgtcccatgaatagaataaaatacaatatttacaaaaatgtgagaggtttaCTCACTTTGTGAGATACCCTAAGAAGTGTGTATGGGAGCTTGTGATGTTGCCGTGTCAAATTACCTCTTTCTTCACTGGTCATCGGAAGCAGCCGCCCGATAGAGAGAGGCCTATTGCCATAAGGGTCCCGTACAGCATAGATAGCATCATTGTGCATAACAAGCAGCGAGTAGGAAGTTGGTGTCTCGTTCATTAAGTTCCTAattctgaaataataataataataataataataataataataaaaaaaaaaaaaaaaaaaaaaaaaagagagaatggcaactttttaaaaaacattaacaatttttttttcaattggggGTGgggataaagttttttttttttttttaaaggtaatctTTTATTAACTAAGAAGTAAAAAgcacaaacagcagcagcagcagcaatctgAGACTACCAAAATACAGCTTTATTAGTgggaaggaggtaaaattaatttgggtggcaAGTTGTATGACCTAGCAATAAAATCGTTAAAGTGGCGGAGtgctgatttgtaaaaaaaaataaatattttgattTTCTCACGAGGTctctttgaaaaaattttttttgaattGTTCCTACAAAAACGAATAATTCAAATTTTTTGCCTGTTCATGTCAGCGGATCATTTGCAAGTCGGTGACTACCTGTAATTATTGCCCCATATTTACAGAGCTCCTGTGTCCCCAATTACAGACATAAAATGAGCCTTACATATTTAGGACTGCTGCTACAAGTGTCAGCACAGGGGAGACAGAGGTGCTATCCAATCAGGcgtgccacacacacaaaaaacacttaCCGTGCTATCCAATCAGGCGTGTGGTCTTCTTCCAGGGGAGGGGTGAAGGCTAGTAACTGTGTGATGAGCTCACTATCTGAACTTGTGGACAGACCAATGCCATGACGCATCAACTGAAAAATAATTCAAAATTACTTTATATCCATGACACCTCTTTATACAACTAAGTACAATATCAATATTTTCTATAAACATAGAAATGTTACACAAAGAAACCCTCTGTGGATCCACACAGCTCAATTGTTATCTTACCGTGAAAATATTTTATTCCAACTTACCCAGCCACGTTAAAACTGCAgtgaggtgaggagggggggggggggattttcagCTATTGAGCACTGGCTAATATCGATATTTTACCTAAACCTCTTCTCACACCAACACCGACCCCCACCTACACCCCTATTACCACTGATCTGCGCTGCTAAAAAAAGTGTTCCTCCGCTGGTATCAGCGCTACCTTTCACAAATTTTCAATGGTAAACTAATTATATCCTGCACCTCTGGCACCCAAATGGTACACTGGGCGCTGCTATTAACATTGCGGTGTATGCACCGCCCAAATTACTGAAGCGCGGTGGCGCCCAAATTAACAATTTTTCATTGTAGTAGGTGGAGTCACAGCTCAGCTTGCAGTTTCCCACATGAATACTTCTCACCGCCTATCCCTTGCATGGAGGTTTCAAACTCTGGTAAGAAAACATGAGCCAATTAGAGGGAGATGTTGAGCAGTGAGCACATGGATGCATCAGTACAGAAAAGATTTTCAAGGTGCACAACTGACATACATGCTAGGAACATGGAAGCTGACAGTTTATCACTAAGGCTCGGTTCCCAATTGTGCCTGATCACAGGGAATAGTTCTGCGCAGTTCGCCGCGGCCcacatggccatgattgacaggagcTTCTCGCAGCCACAGTAAGGCCGACCTGAATACTGATCGGAGGtgccagcgtgggacagtcggcagcaaggggctggagaaagccccaggtgagtaaagctaatttttactttttttccccctgataactcctttaagccaaCATTTGCTATTGCAAACACCTCTGATAGTAGAACAGTAGCCCTACAAACCTTGTTTGCTGGACCCGCATTTACTAAAGGCCAAATCTAAATGCCTGTAATGGTCAGTAAAAGTATGCTGCACCATATATAGCTGGAGCAAGACTGAAATGTGCTCATCAACTTAGCACAAATACCAACTCTAATGACTTTATGAgccgattcacactacaagagcttttctaagcactttgtgattttaaaagctcttgctaatgttatcctgtgtGCGTTCcaactggagtgatgtgattttgtaaaactcacccatagcattgtattagcaggagcttttcaaatcactagcgcttaaaaagctcttgcagtgtgaaccagccctgacaaATATAAATAATGACTCAGGCACATTATGTAACAAATTAATTATATTATTCTACTGATCACACTCATCAGGGCAAgaaagcttgtgtggaagttTCACTAGAATTACGTATTCGGCGTGGTTGGGTTGTTGGTTGTAAGTAGTGAGGTGTTGGATTTGGTAGTACTGGGCTTTGGGTACAGGAACCAAAAATGTTTGCCAAAATTGAACAAACCGTCAAGAGGAAAAGTGAAGACTAGCAAAATAAAGTAGAGTTCggattatccagaactcaactaaccagcacaaatcaccagcagtactcagtggtgaaggccaactttctAGGCAGTTTGTGACCTCTGCTGTGCTTAAGTTAataaactttcaaatactgcatttcaacatttaatacagagttcatggcatGTATATAGAGTGGAAATTGTACTGTATGAGCTAGGCCTATATTTAAacagagtctcaagcaaccagaaagtacACTTATGTGGCATCAGCCGATCCCCATCAGTGTcagataaccaagactctactgttatttatgcaaaaaagtCTGCGAGTGGTGAAGAGACAAAGTGAATACCCTACCTACAGCAGTGCAAAGAGTTTACCGAAAGAAATGGAGCCCTAAACCGAGGCCCTAAGAAAATAACCTTGTGGttatgggttttctttttttaagtagggaaaaaaaaaaaaaaaaaaaaaaaaaaaagtgctcaaaTCTGCATAGTGTAGAAACTCAGCACAAGTCCATGGTATGTAGAATTTCAGTCACATATTTCTCATGCAGGTGTCAAGCAAAAGAAAGGAGTGAGTGGAAACTCATAAAACAAGCAACATTtatacgtgctctataggcagcgtcagtgttaggcctcttgcacactgcaagcaaatcagattcagattcagatttttaatctgtttttacatccgattccgattcagatttttaatcttaactgcatgctgcgttttttgatccgtttttctgttgaatgtattcaaggaaaatcggaaacggaatcggaatcggaatcggaaacggaatcggaatcggaatcgga contains:
- the PPAT gene encoding amidophosphoribosyltransferase, translating into TRYSTSGNSELENCQPFVVETLHGKIAVAHNGELVNAARLKRKLMRHGIGLSTSSDSELITQLLAFTPPLEEDHTPDWIARIRNLMNETPTSYSLLVMHNDAIYAVRDPYGNRPLSIGRLLPMTSEEREKNPTDTEGWVVSSESCSFLSIGAEYYREVLPGEILKISRNGLQTLDIVPRHSEKDPSAFCIFEYVYFARPDSIFEGQMVYSVRRRCGQQLAIEAPVDADLVSTVPESATPAALGYAEKCGIQYVEVLCKNRYVGRTFIQPNMRLRQLGVAKKFGVLSDNFAGKRIVLIDDSIVRGNTISPIIKLLKDSGAKEVHIRVASPPIRHPCYMGINIPTKEELIANRPEFSDLAGYIGANSVVYLSVEGLTSAVREGMKSYKEDQNGLNGTVKNSTSSLGHCTACLTGKYPVELEW